A region from the Kineothrix sp. IPX-CK genome encodes:
- a CDS encoding LytTR family DNA-binding domain-containing protein — protein sequence MKTMIRIAVVDDDPISVEQLKSYLAQYQRERGQELSIVTFSDGDEIVENYKAEYDIILLDIEMRFMDGMTAPSVIRKSDPEVIIIFITNMAQYAINGYTVNATDYVLKPVSYFSFSQSLDKAIGRINRKINNFIAVGVKGGTVKLYVSDICYVESQGHRLIFHTRTEEYVTFATMKEAEERLKGTDFFRCNKGCLLNLAYVDGVQNDCVIINGESIAISRGRKKEFMEELTNYLGGAI from the coding sequence ATGAAAACAATGATTCGTATCGCTGTCGTAGACGATGATCCAATAAGTGTTGAACAGTTAAAAAGCTATTTGGCACAGTATCAGAGGGAGCGCGGTCAGGAGCTAAGTATCGTAACTTTTTCAGATGGAGATGAGATTGTAGAAAACTATAAAGCGGAATATGACATCATTCTTCTGGATATAGAAATGAGATTTATGGACGGAATGACAGCGCCCTCCGTTATTCGTAAAAGTGATCCCGAGGTAATCATTATTTTTATAACGAATATGGCCCAATATGCCATTAACGGATATACGGTAAATGCAACGGATTATGTGCTCAAACCTGTGTCTTATTTTTCTTTTTCACAGAGTTTGGATAAAGCTATTGGCAGGATTAACCGGAAGATAAATAATTTTATTGCGGTAGGAGTAAAGGGTGGAACGGTAAAGCTTTATGTTTCCGACATTTGTTATGTTGAAAGTCAGGGGCATCGATTGATTTTTCATACTCGCACGGAAGAATATGTTACCTTTGCTACTATGAAGGAGGCGGAGGAGAGACTAAAGGGGACAGACTTTTTTAGATGTAATAAGGGCTGTCTTTTAAATCTGGCTTATGTGGACGGCGTGCAGAATGACTGTGTGATTATTAATGGTGAAAGCATAGCGATCAGTCGGGGAAGAAAGAAGGAATTTATGGAAGAACTAACAAATTACCTGGGAGGAGCGATATGA
- a CDS encoding ATP-binding protein has protein sequence MMDQVILTEIPRLYTGIAEWAACSVYILMLKKRYRGAAMWLFMGSTLIIQCLVLELSGHFSKNFWLLGMFLAIGLMLLYFYLSCEMNWINAGYYCIRAFILAEFAASLEWQLYYYIVGSTQNLSLWLSILVLAATYAVVYVGVFFLEKKHMYLSQEKTTAKELVFVIAIGSAVFFVSNLSFVYANTPFSSQITREIFNIRTLVDLSGLTILYAYHILRREMQAKYDLDAMRNILQSQYTLYRKSGESIDIVNRKYHDLKHQIAVLRAEEDSAKRLAFLDEMESEIKMYEAQNKTGNSVVDTILTGKSITCQKHNIELTCVVDGKLLNFMHVMDICTLFGNSLDNAIECEIQIEEQEKRLIHVEVVSKKDFIVLRFENYFEGDIEIEDNLPATTKANREYHGYGIKSIKYTAKKYGGWVTINKKGNWFELNIVIPAPKE, from the coding sequence ATGATGGACCAAGTAATCCTTACTGAGATTCCGAGACTATACACTGGAATCGCGGAATGGGCGGCGTGCAGTGTATATATACTCATGCTGAAGAAGAGATACCGCGGCGCTGCCATGTGGCTGTTTATGGGATCAACGCTGATTATACAATGCCTGGTTCTGGAACTGTCAGGTCACTTTTCTAAAAATTTTTGGCTTTTGGGCATGTTCCTGGCGATTGGCCTGATGCTTCTTTACTTTTATCTTTCCTGCGAGATGAATTGGATCAACGCAGGATACTATTGTATAAGAGCCTTTATTTTGGCAGAATTTGCAGCTTCTTTGGAATGGCAGCTGTATTATTATATAGTGGGAAGCACACAAAACTTAAGTTTATGGCTAAGCATACTTGTTTTGGCGGCAACTTATGCAGTAGTATATGTAGGAGTTTTCTTTTTGGAAAAGAAACACATGTACCTCTCTCAGGAAAAAACGACGGCAAAGGAATTGGTCTTCGTCATTGCGATTGGTTCGGCAGTCTTTTTTGTGAGTAATTTGAGCTTTGTCTACGCCAATACACCTTTCAGCAGTCAGATTACAAGGGAGATTTTCAATATTCGTACCCTGGTTGATTTGAGCGGTCTCACTATTTTATACGCGTATCACATTTTGAGGAGAGAGATGCAGGCAAAGTACGATTTGGATGCCATGCGGAATATTTTACAGAGTCAGTATACTTTATACCGTAAGTCAGGTGAGAGCATCGATATAGTCAACCGTAAATATCATGATTTAAAGCATCAGATAGCGGTTCTGCGGGCGGAAGAGGATTCGGCGAAGAGGCTGGCGTTTCTGGATGAGATGGAAAGCGAAATCAAGATGTATGAGGCGCAGAACAAGACGGGTAACTCCGTGGTGGATACTATTCTGACAGGAAAAAGCATTACCTGCCAGAAGCATAATATTGAATTGACATGCGTGGTGGATGGCAAACTCCTGAATTTCATGCATGTTATGGATATATGCACGCTATTTGGGAATTCGCTGGATAATGCTATCGAATGTGAGATTCAGATTGAGGAACAGGAGAAAAGGCTCATTCATGTGGAAGTGGTTTCGAAAAAGGACTTTATCGTGCTCCGTTTTGAAAATTATTTTGAAGGGGATATTGAAATTGAGGATAATCTTCCTGCTACTACGAAGGCGAACAGGGAATATCACGGATACGGAATAAAGAGTATCAAATACACGGCAAAAAAATATGGTGGATGGGTGACGATAAATAAAAAAGGGAACTGGTTCGAGCTCAATATTGTAATTCCGGCACCAAAAGAATAA